CTTGAAGATGCAAGGGAAGATGCTAAAACCAATCTTGAAAAAGTATATAATGAGACACGAGACATATTAAAAAATATGAACTTGTGGGTTTTATAAATTTTAGGAGGTCGAAATGAAAAAATTTTTTCTATTAATAATGCTTTTCGTTATCTCTGTATGCTCTTTTTCAGAAAATTTTTTCGGTACCTTTGATGCGAAACTTCACCAGATAAAAGGAGATATTACTGTAGATAATATCACCGGTACCATAACTATTCATGACTTCACATATGACGGCAAGGGGAGCGATGTTTATATTATTATAAGCAAAGACAAGAATTTCAAAG
This genomic interval from Sebaldella sp. S0638 contains the following:
- a CDS encoding DM13 domain-containing protein, giving the protein MKKFFLLIMLFVISVCSFSENFFGTFDAKLHQIKGDITVDNITGTITIHDFTYDGKGSDVYIIISKDKNFKDKKNISKKLKRAYVNEDVYLSIKNLDKLMDKGYNTVSVYTQKFKYSFADAKLMME